The following proteins are co-located in the Carassius auratus strain Wakin chromosome 7, ASM336829v1, whole genome shotgun sequence genome:
- the LOC113106574 gene encoding E3 ubiquitin-protein ligase TRIM39-like, translating into MQCPQSPGRILSEEQFSCSICLEVFVEPVSTPCGHTFCKACLQGFWNHSKKFLCPMCKKTFSRKPELSVNCVLAEIAEQFQGLSTMSSLDRARVEFTNAPQKEDDWGDFAKAGEVPCDACIGRKMKAMKSCLSCPGSFCEAHLQHHKKGKAMNSHKLVEPIHNLEDKMCKTHKRLLDAYCRNEHVCVCKECAGSSHKGHELVSTEREWKKKTSQLGKKRSELKHLIKEREKKLEEIKQSIKVLKDSGQREVEESWTVYAELQRLLEQSQAELLELISTRQKQAEQQAKDLAISLEHELNTLRKRSSELDALAQTQDRVLFLQFLPSLPPPAEPSDWSSVSVNTDLYLSTIRKSVCSLVDKFQHEVKRLYGKELRKLQNYASEVILDPATAQRDLCLSEDGRQVRYDEQRKSSTHSDTPRRFSPALFVLAREGLSSGRHYWEVDVGHKTAWTVGVARGSARRKGEIRLSPEGGFWCLWLKSGEVKALSGNRVPLHLATLPQKLGIFLDYEAGQVSFYDVKTRSHLYTFTDAFTESVYPIFSPCINQDGRNPGALVITAVKHS; encoded by the exons ATGCAGT GCCCTCAGTCTCCGGGCCGAATCCTGTCGGAGGAGCAGTTCTCCTGCTCCATCTGTCTGGAGGTCTTCGTCGAGCCCGTCTCCACTCCCTGCGGACACACTTTCTGTAAGGCCTGTCTGCAGGGCTTCTGGAATCACAGCAAGAAGTTCCTGTGTCCCATGTGCAAGAAAACCTTCTCCAGAAAACCAGAGCTCAGCGTCAACTGTGTGCTGGCCGAGATCGCAGAGCAGTTCCAGGGTCTGTCCACGATGTCCTCGCTCGACCGCGCCAGGGTCGAGTTTACCAATGCCCCACAGAAAGAGGACGACTGGGGAGACTTCGCTAAAGCGGGAGAGGTGCCCTGCGACGCCTGCATCGGCCGGAAGATGAAGGCCATGAAGTCGTGTCTGAGCTGCCCGGGATCGTTCTGCGAAGCTCACCTCCAGCATCACAAGAAGGGGAAGGCGATGAACTCACACAAGCTGGTGGAGCCCATACACAACCTGGAGGACAAGATGTGCAAGACACACAAGCGCCTCCTGGACGCCTACTGCCGAAACGaacatgtgtgcgtgtgtaaggAGTGCGCAGGGTCCTCGCATAAAGGCCACGAGCTTGTCTCCACCGAACGAGAGTGGAAGAAGAAAACG AGTCAGCTGGGGAAGAAAAGGTCAGAACTGAAACATCTGATCAAGGAGCGAGAAAAGAAACTAGAGGAGATCAAGCAGTCCATCAAAGTGCTCAAA GACAGCGGTCAGAGAGAGGTGGAGGAGAGCTGGACGGTATATGCGGAGCTGCAGCGGCTGCTGGAACAGTCTCAGGCCGAGCTGCTGGAGCTCATCTCCACGCGGCAGAAACAAGCGGAGCAGCAGGCCAAAGACCTGGCCATCAGCCTGGAGCACGAGCTCAACACCCTGAGGAAGAGGAGCAGCGAGCTGGACGCTCTCGCTCAGACACAGGACAGGGTGCTCTTTCTACAG TTCCTGCCATCTCTTCCTCCTCCAGCGGAGCCGTCTGATTGGTCCTCTGTGTCCGTGAACACGGATCTGTATCTCAGCACCATCAGGAAGTCCGTCTGCTCTCTGGTCGACAAGTTCCAACACGAGGTCAAACGGCTTTATGGGAAAG AACTCAGGAAGCTGCAAAACTATGCAA GTGAGGTGATCTTGGATCCTGCCACAGCTCAGCGTGATCTCTGTCTGTCCGAGGACGGCCGGCAGGTACGCTATGATGAGCAGCGGAAGAGCTCCACACACTCAGACACGCCGCGCCGCTTCAGCCCAGCGCTGTTTGTCCTGGCGCGAGAGGGTCTTTCCTCCGGCAGACACTACTGGGAGGTGGACGTGGGACACAAGACCGCTTGGACAGTAGGAGTGGCCCGGGGGTCAGCGCGACGCAAAGGAGAGATCCGCCTCAGTCCAGAAGGAGGCTTCTGGTGTTTATGGCTGAAGAGTGGAGAAGTGAAAGCTCTCAGTGGTAACAGAGTTCCTCTGCATCTCGCCACACTGCCTCAGAAGCTGGGCATCTTCCTGGACTACGAAGCTGGACAGGTGTCCTTCTACGACGTGAAGACACGCTCTCATCTCTACACGTTCACAGATGCCTTCACTGAGAGCGTCTATCCCATCTTCAGCCCTTGCATCAATCAAGACGGAAGGAACCCCGGAGCGCTGGTCATCACCGCCGTCAAACACAGCTGA
- the LOC113106573 gene encoding E3 ubiquitin-protein ligase TRIM58 isoform X1, which produces MEVKLAVNAGMASPTRMLAEEQVHCSICLDVFTNPVSIPCGHNFCMACIGSYWKSSALFMCPMCKKTFFKQPDISINTVLREIAEKFKEMKTNPVANIQRTTQPDPRQSPVELPTEIPELIPPNGPWVQVVSCDVCTGPQRQAVKSCLVCLTSYCDEHLKTHTSRFTKHKLIEPVQNLEDRMCKKHERLLELFCKKDQTIVCVLCTEMDHRAHYTVPVEREWTEKKALLRKTEAEVQQMIQERLKKVDDIKHSIDLNKSSAQREIEDSMQVFSDLIRAVQKAQAELVLDIEEKQRKTESWANGQIQELEQEIDVLKLRNTELEYLSQTEDHIHFLQNFPSLVSHPHTKDWSETCVYADPCVGSTRRAVLKLVETLTEEVEKLAEIELKRVQKYSVDITFDPDTANPWLQLSEDGHQMRHLGAWQDLADTPERFDTVVIALGREGLSSGRWYWEVQVGEKDDWYIGVARASVNRKGRISVSTAQGYWALAMKKGQEYRISSSPPLLLSIEPKLKRVGVYVDYEEGQVSFYDVQNKSHIYTFMDSFKEKLFPFFYLYCSDKSSDTMMICPVQEHTKQC; this is translated from the exons atggaagtaaaattggCTGTGAATGCAG GAATGGCATCTCCCACCAGAATGTTAGCAGAGGAGCAGGTGCACTGTTCCATCTGTCTGGATGTGTTTACAAACCCTGTCTCGATCCCTTGTGGACATAACTTCTGCATGGCCTGCATTGGCAGCTACTGGAAGTCCAGTGCCCTCTTCATGTGTCCGATGTGCAAAAAGACTTTCTTCAAACAGCCAGACATCAGCATCAACACAGTGCTGAGGGAAATCGCTGAGAAGTTTAAGGAAATGAAAACCAACCCAGTTGCAAACATTCAGAGGACAACACAACCGGACCCAAGACAGAGCCCTGTGGAACTCCCCACAGAAATTCCTGAACTGATTCCTCCTAATGGACCATGGGTTCAGGTGGTGTCCTGTGATGTGTGCACTGGCCCTCAGCGACAGGCAGTAAAGTCCTGCTTGGTGTGTTTGACATCTTACTGTGACGAGCACTTAAAGACCCACACTTCCCGCTTCACCAAACACAAGCTGATCGAACCTGTGCAGAACCTGGAGGACCGTATGTGTAAGAAACATGAGAGGTTACTGGAGCTGTTCTGTAAGAAGGATCAAACCATAGTGTGTGTGCTGTGCACAGAGATGGACCACAGGGCTCATTACACTGTTCCTGTTGAACGAGAGTGGACCGAGAAAAAG GCCTTGTTGAGGAAAACTGAAGCTGAAGTTCAGCAGATGATCCAGGAGCGACTGAAGAAAGTGGATGATATCAAACACTCCATAGATTTGAACAAg AGCAGTGCTCAGAGAGAGATCGAGGACAGCATGCAGGTGTTCTCAGACCTGATCCGAGCGGTCCAGAAGGCCCAGGCCGAACTGGTGCTGGACAttgaggagaaacagaggaagacCGAGAGCTGGGCCAACGGACAAATACAAGAACTAGAGCAAGAAATAGACGTTCTGAAACTGAGGAACACAGAGTTAGAGTATCTCTCACAAACTGAAGACCACATTCATTTCCTGCAG AACTTCCCATCGTTGGTGTCTCATCCACACACTAAAGACTGGTCTGAGACCTGTGTGTACGCGGATCCATGTGTGGGCTCCACCAGGAGAGCTGTGCTCAAACTAGTGGAGACTCTTACTGAAGAAGTAGAAAAACTTGCAGAAATAG AGCTGAAGAGGGTTCAGAAGTACTCAG TGGACATCACCTTTGACCCGGACACAGCGAACCCCTGGCTGCAGCTGTCCGAGGACGGCCATCAGATGCGTCACCTGGGTGCATGGCAGGACCTGGCCGACACACCTGAGCGCTTCGATACGGTGGTGATCGCTCTCGGCCGTGAGGGACTGTCCTCGGGACGCTGGTACTGGGAGGTCCAGGTGGGCGAGAAGGACGACTGGTACATTGGTGTGGCCCGGGCATCTGTCAACAGAAAAGGACGGATTTCGGTGAGCACGGCTCAAGGCTACTGGGCTCTAGCCATGAAGAAAGGCCAGGAATATCGCATTTCTTCCTCTCCACCTCTCTTGCTCTCCATCGAGCCCAAGCTGAAGAGAGTGGGAGTCTATGTGGACTACGAAGAAGGACAGGTATCGTTCTACGATGTACAAAACAAAAGTCACATCTACACCTTTATGGACTCATTCAAGGAGAAACTGTTCCCGTTTTTCTACCTCTACTGCAGCGATAAGTCCTCAGACACCATGATGATCTGTCCTGTGCAGGAGCACACTAAACAGTGCTGA
- the LOC113106573 gene encoding E3 ubiquitin-protein ligase TRIM58 isoform X2: MASPTRMLAEEQVHCSICLDVFTNPVSIPCGHNFCMACIGSYWKSSALFMCPMCKKTFFKQPDISINTVLREIAEKFKEMKTNPVANIQRTTQPDPRQSPVELPTEIPELIPPNGPWVQVVSCDVCTGPQRQAVKSCLVCLTSYCDEHLKTHTSRFTKHKLIEPVQNLEDRMCKKHERLLELFCKKDQTIVCVLCTEMDHRAHYTVPVEREWTEKKALLRKTEAEVQQMIQERLKKVDDIKHSIDLNKSSAQREIEDSMQVFSDLIRAVQKAQAELVLDIEEKQRKTESWANGQIQELEQEIDVLKLRNTELEYLSQTEDHIHFLQNFPSLVSHPHTKDWSETCVYADPCVGSTRRAVLKLVETLTEEVEKLAEIELKRVQKYSVDITFDPDTANPWLQLSEDGHQMRHLGAWQDLADTPERFDTVVIALGREGLSSGRWYWEVQVGEKDDWYIGVARASVNRKGRISVSTAQGYWALAMKKGQEYRISSSPPLLLSIEPKLKRVGVYVDYEEGQVSFYDVQNKSHIYTFMDSFKEKLFPFFYLYCSDKSSDTMMICPVQEHTKQC; the protein is encoded by the exons ATGGCATCTCCCACCAGAATGTTAGCAGAGGAGCAGGTGCACTGTTCCATCTGTCTGGATGTGTTTACAAACCCTGTCTCGATCCCTTGTGGACATAACTTCTGCATGGCCTGCATTGGCAGCTACTGGAAGTCCAGTGCCCTCTTCATGTGTCCGATGTGCAAAAAGACTTTCTTCAAACAGCCAGACATCAGCATCAACACAGTGCTGAGGGAAATCGCTGAGAAGTTTAAGGAAATGAAAACCAACCCAGTTGCAAACATTCAGAGGACAACACAACCGGACCCAAGACAGAGCCCTGTGGAACTCCCCACAGAAATTCCTGAACTGATTCCTCCTAATGGACCATGGGTTCAGGTGGTGTCCTGTGATGTGTGCACTGGCCCTCAGCGACAGGCAGTAAAGTCCTGCTTGGTGTGTTTGACATCTTACTGTGACGAGCACTTAAAGACCCACACTTCCCGCTTCACCAAACACAAGCTGATCGAACCTGTGCAGAACCTGGAGGACCGTATGTGTAAGAAACATGAGAGGTTACTGGAGCTGTTCTGTAAGAAGGATCAAACCATAGTGTGTGTGCTGTGCACAGAGATGGACCACAGGGCTCATTACACTGTTCCTGTTGAACGAGAGTGGACCGAGAAAAAG GCCTTGTTGAGGAAAACTGAAGCTGAAGTTCAGCAGATGATCCAGGAGCGACTGAAGAAAGTGGATGATATCAAACACTCCATAGATTTGAACAAg AGCAGTGCTCAGAGAGAGATCGAGGACAGCATGCAGGTGTTCTCAGACCTGATCCGAGCGGTCCAGAAGGCCCAGGCCGAACTGGTGCTGGACAttgaggagaaacagaggaagacCGAGAGCTGGGCCAACGGACAAATACAAGAACTAGAGCAAGAAATAGACGTTCTGAAACTGAGGAACACAGAGTTAGAGTATCTCTCACAAACTGAAGACCACATTCATTTCCTGCAG AACTTCCCATCGTTGGTGTCTCATCCACACACTAAAGACTGGTCTGAGACCTGTGTGTACGCGGATCCATGTGTGGGCTCCACCAGGAGAGCTGTGCTCAAACTAGTGGAGACTCTTACTGAAGAAGTAGAAAAACTTGCAGAAATAG AGCTGAAGAGGGTTCAGAAGTACTCAG TGGACATCACCTTTGACCCGGACACAGCGAACCCCTGGCTGCAGCTGTCCGAGGACGGCCATCAGATGCGTCACCTGGGTGCATGGCAGGACCTGGCCGACACACCTGAGCGCTTCGATACGGTGGTGATCGCTCTCGGCCGTGAGGGACTGTCCTCGGGACGCTGGTACTGGGAGGTCCAGGTGGGCGAGAAGGACGACTGGTACATTGGTGTGGCCCGGGCATCTGTCAACAGAAAAGGACGGATTTCGGTGAGCACGGCTCAAGGCTACTGGGCTCTAGCCATGAAGAAAGGCCAGGAATATCGCATTTCTTCCTCTCCACCTCTCTTGCTCTCCATCGAGCCCAAGCTGAAGAGAGTGGGAGTCTATGTGGACTACGAAGAAGGACAGGTATCGTTCTACGATGTACAAAACAAAAGTCACATCTACACCTTTATGGACTCATTCAAGGAGAAACTGTTCCCGTTTTTCTACCTCTACTGCAGCGATAAGTCCTCAGACACCATGATGATCTGTCCTGTGCAGGAGCACACTAAACAGTGCTGA
- the LOC113106572 gene encoding E3 ubiquitin-protein ligase TRIM21-like isoform X1, with translation MGAALFGLSLSLPVNTTTMITPVDISRHLQCPICKNLLTDPVSTSCGHTFCKGCLDKHISRSDAQCPLCQELVTTKPSVNEAIEALLQEFHQTQLPNLDLFCGERDAIPCDVCDEHLTFKAVKSCLICSLSFCDEHLKPHQSMPRFKGHKLVKPVEKLDQRACNTHGRPLELYSRCEERCICTLCVKTDGDVIPVEAERGRRQAIQQNTIEVMERMINQREDKLEELKESAAKHQALLEEEQQEIQQVFAALMEALRSTEKKLLAPLEEGRRCLKKEMDEKTQQIQKDILKYKESIETLNRTKNEEDDILFIQSYPAVPAEFSDDWTLSIDTDLNFGTMSNINAELMDEIDTHLKKLCTAEIRRIHSFSVNVTLDAETAHPHLEVSEDGKAVRDSGARHDIPGGPQRFDLVGGVLGKPLITSGRAFWVVEVGNKVGWELGVVSDTANRRGKVSYKPSEGYWAIMLCAQSMYGAFEDPPIQFQLSSKPRKLGVFVDCEEALVSFYDIEAKSHIYSFKHCKFDGAIRPYFNPHPNADGTNSSPLVISPLSQTEISRAHEV, from the exons ATGGGTGCTGCG CTCTTCGGTCTATCCTTGAGTTTACCAGTCAACACAACCACAATGATTACACCCGTGGACATCTCTCGCCATCTTCAGTGCCCCATCTGCAAGAACCTGCTGACAGATCCGGTCTCAACCAGCTGTGGACACACCTTCTGCAAGGGCTGTCTGGACAAGCACATCAGCAGGTCCGACGCACAGTGCCCTCTCTGCCAGGAGCTGGTGACCACCAAACCCTCCGTGAACGAAGCGATCGAAGCCCTGCTGCAAGAGTTTCACCAGACTCAGCTCCCCAACCTAGACCTCTTCTGTGGAGAAAGAGATGCGATTCCATGTGACGTCTGTGACGAACACCTCACGTTTAAAGCCGTGAAGTCCTGTCTGATCTGTTCACTCTCCTTCTGCGACGAGCACCTGAAGCCTCACCAGTCTATGCCGAGGTTCAAGGGCCACAAGCTGGTGAAGCCTGTAGAGAAGCTGGATCAGAGAGCATGCAATACACACGGCAGACCTCTGGAGCTCTACAGCAGATGTGAGGAGCGCTGCATCTGCACCTTGTGTGTGAAGACGGATGGAGACGTGATACCTGTGGAGGCCGAGCGAGGCAGGAGACAG gcCATACAGCAAAACACTATTGAAGTGATGGAAAGGATGATCAATCAGAGGGAAGACAAACTTGAGGAGCTTAAGGAATCAGCTGCAAAACACCAG GCTCTGCtagaggaggagcagcaggagatACAGCAGGTGTTTGCTGCACTGATGGAGGCGCTGAGGAGCACAGAGAAGAAGCTGCTCGCTCCTCTGGAGGAAGGAAGGAGGTGCTTGAAGAAAGAGATGGACGAGAAGACACAACAAATACAAAAAGACATTCTTAAGTACAAGGAATCCATCGAGACTCTGAATCGCACCAAGAATGAGGAAGATGACATCCTCTTCATCCAG TCCTATCCGGCCGTGCCAGCTGAGTTCTCAGATGACTGGACGCTTTCCATTGACACCGATTTAAACTTTGGCACAATGAGCAACATAAATGCAGAGTTAATGGATGAGATCGACACACATCTAAAGAAACTCTGCACTGCTG aaattagAAGGATTCACAGCTTCTCAG TAAACGTGACTCTGGACGCTGAAACGGCGCATCCGCACTTAGAGGTGTCTGAAGACGGCAAAGCGGTGCGTGACAGCGGAGCAAGGCACGACATCCCGGGCGGCCCGCAGCGGTTCGACCTGGTCGGAGGAGTCCTGGGGAAACCTCTCATCACTTCGGGAAGAGCTTTCTGGGTGGTGGAGGTGGGGAATAAAGTGGGCTGGGAGCTGGGGGTTGTGAGCGATACAGCGAACCGGAGAGGTAAAGTGTCCTACAAACCCAGCGAGGGTTACTGGGCCATCATGCTCTGTGCTCAAAGCATGTACGGAGCTTTTGAAGACCCTCCGATCCAGTTTCAGCTCTCCTCCAAACCCCGGAAGCTGGGAGTGTTTGTGGACTGTGAGGAGGCTCTGGTCTCCTTCTATGATATTGAGGCTAAGTCACACATTTACTCGTTCAAACACTGCAAGTTTGACGGAGCCATCCGTCCGTACTTCAATCCTCATCCCAACGCTGACGGAACCAACTCGAGCCCGTTGGTCATTTCTCCTCTCAGTCAAACCGAAATCTCAAGAGCTCATGAGGTGTGA
- the LOC113106572 gene encoding E3 ubiquitin-protein ligase TRIM21-like isoform X2 — protein sequence MITPVDISRHLQCPICKNLLTDPVSTSCGHTFCKGCLDKHISRSDAQCPLCQELVTTKPSVNEAIEALLQEFHQTQLPNLDLFCGERDAIPCDVCDEHLTFKAVKSCLICSLSFCDEHLKPHQSMPRFKGHKLVKPVEKLDQRACNTHGRPLELYSRCEERCICTLCVKTDGDVIPVEAERGRRQAIQQNTIEVMERMINQREDKLEELKESAAKHQALLEEEQQEIQQVFAALMEALRSTEKKLLAPLEEGRRCLKKEMDEKTQQIQKDILKYKESIETLNRTKNEEDDILFIQSYPAVPAEFSDDWTLSIDTDLNFGTMSNINAELMDEIDTHLKKLCTAEIRRIHSFSVNVTLDAETAHPHLEVSEDGKAVRDSGARHDIPGGPQRFDLVGGVLGKPLITSGRAFWVVEVGNKVGWELGVVSDTANRRGKVSYKPSEGYWAIMLCAQSMYGAFEDPPIQFQLSSKPRKLGVFVDCEEALVSFYDIEAKSHIYSFKHCKFDGAIRPYFNPHPNADGTNSSPLVISPLSQTEISRAHEV from the exons ATGATTACACCCGTGGACATCTCTCGCCATCTTCAGTGCCCCATCTGCAAGAACCTGCTGACAGATCCGGTCTCAACCAGCTGTGGACACACCTTCTGCAAGGGCTGTCTGGACAAGCACATCAGCAGGTCCGACGCACAGTGCCCTCTCTGCCAGGAGCTGGTGACCACCAAACCCTCCGTGAACGAAGCGATCGAAGCCCTGCTGCAAGAGTTTCACCAGACTCAGCTCCCCAACCTAGACCTCTTCTGTGGAGAAAGAGATGCGATTCCATGTGACGTCTGTGACGAACACCTCACGTTTAAAGCCGTGAAGTCCTGTCTGATCTGTTCACTCTCCTTCTGCGACGAGCACCTGAAGCCTCACCAGTCTATGCCGAGGTTCAAGGGCCACAAGCTGGTGAAGCCTGTAGAGAAGCTGGATCAGAGAGCATGCAATACACACGGCAGACCTCTGGAGCTCTACAGCAGATGTGAGGAGCGCTGCATCTGCACCTTGTGTGTGAAGACGGATGGAGACGTGATACCTGTGGAGGCCGAGCGAGGCAGGAGACAG gcCATACAGCAAAACACTATTGAAGTGATGGAAAGGATGATCAATCAGAGGGAAGACAAACTTGAGGAGCTTAAGGAATCAGCTGCAAAACACCAG GCTCTGCtagaggaggagcagcaggagatACAGCAGGTGTTTGCTGCACTGATGGAGGCGCTGAGGAGCACAGAGAAGAAGCTGCTCGCTCCTCTGGAGGAAGGAAGGAGGTGCTTGAAGAAAGAGATGGACGAGAAGACACAACAAATACAAAAAGACATTCTTAAGTACAAGGAATCCATCGAGACTCTGAATCGCACCAAGAATGAGGAAGATGACATCCTCTTCATCCAG TCCTATCCGGCCGTGCCAGCTGAGTTCTCAGATGACTGGACGCTTTCCATTGACACCGATTTAAACTTTGGCACAATGAGCAACATAAATGCAGAGTTAATGGATGAGATCGACACACATCTAAAGAAACTCTGCACTGCTG aaattagAAGGATTCACAGCTTCTCAG TAAACGTGACTCTGGACGCTGAAACGGCGCATCCGCACTTAGAGGTGTCTGAAGACGGCAAAGCGGTGCGTGACAGCGGAGCAAGGCACGACATCCCGGGCGGCCCGCAGCGGTTCGACCTGGTCGGAGGAGTCCTGGGGAAACCTCTCATCACTTCGGGAAGAGCTTTCTGGGTGGTGGAGGTGGGGAATAAAGTGGGCTGGGAGCTGGGGGTTGTGAGCGATACAGCGAACCGGAGAGGTAAAGTGTCCTACAAACCCAGCGAGGGTTACTGGGCCATCATGCTCTGTGCTCAAAGCATGTACGGAGCTTTTGAAGACCCTCCGATCCAGTTTCAGCTCTCCTCCAAACCCCGGAAGCTGGGAGTGTTTGTGGACTGTGAGGAGGCTCTGGTCTCCTTCTATGATATTGAGGCTAAGTCACACATTTACTCGTTCAAACACTGCAAGTTTGACGGAGCCATCCGTCCGTACTTCAATCCTCATCCCAACGCTGACGGAACCAACTCGAGCCCGTTGGTCATTTCTCCTCTCAGTCAAACCGAAATCTCAAGAGCTCATGAGGTGTGA